In Planctomycetota bacterium, one DNA window encodes the following:
- a CDS encoding ribulose-phosphate 3-epimerase, with amino-acid sequence MDSPTTVERRTTPAEPIPGPLPIVLPALLLCDFGHLAHEVQRLEAAGAAALHLDIMDGRFVPQLTYGRVVVEAVRRATRLPLEVHLMVDDPDRVVGEYAGAGADILTVHVEALVNPAVTLGKIADHGIRGHLAVSPGTPVERLTPWLDACDGVLVMSVEPGLGGQAFEPSALDKLRWLAARRGVGRRLRLGVDGGVNASTIGPAAAAGAELIVAGSAVIRAADYRSALADLEGRARAAAAKSPS; translated from the coding sequence ATGGACAGTCCCACGACGGTCGAGCGACGGACGACGCCCGCGGAACCGATCCCGGGGCCGCTGCCGATCGTCCTCCCGGCGTTGCTGCTGTGTGACTTCGGTCACCTCGCCCACGAGGTTCAGCGCCTCGAGGCCGCGGGGGCCGCGGCGCTCCACCTCGACATCATGGACGGCCGATTCGTGCCGCAGCTCACCTACGGCCGCGTCGTCGTCGAGGCGGTGCGGCGGGCGACCCGGCTGCCGCTCGAGGTCCACCTCATGGTCGACGATCCCGACCGGGTTGTCGGCGAGTATGCCGGTGCCGGAGCCGACATCCTCACCGTCCACGTCGAGGCCCTGGTCAATCCGGCCGTGACGCTCGGCAAGATCGCCGACCATGGGATCCGTGGCCATCTCGCCGTCAGCCCGGGGACACCCGTCGAACGCCTCACCCCCTGGCTCGATGCCTGCGACGGCGTACTGGTGATGAGCGTCGAGCCGGGTCTCGGCGGGCAGGCGTTCGAGCCGTCGGCACTTGACAAGCTCCGTTGGCTCGCCGCGCGGCGCGGGGTGGGCCGGCGCCTCCGGCTCGGAGTCGACGGCGGCGTCAACGCGTCCACGATCGGCCCCGCCGCCGCTGCCGGCGCCGAGCTGATCGTCGCCGGAAGCGCCGTGATCCGTGCTGCCGACTATCGCTCGGCCCTGGCCGACCTCGAGGGGCGGGCGCGAGCCGCCGCGGCGAAGTCCCCGAGTTGA
- a CDS encoding acetyl-CoA carboxylase carboxyltransferase subunit beta produces the protein MEPAAPHHADGGPSGPAARGPRPKRAVPEGLWQKCDGCQATIYRKQAAALLNVCPQCGFHWYVSAAERIGQLLDDGTFEEWDATLRPTDPLGFRDKKAYAERLVSEQRRTGLSDAALTGTGMIRARRVACGVTDSSFIMGSMGSVVGERLTRLVERATADRLPLIIISASGGGARMHEGILSLMQMAKVSAALARHSAAGGLFISVLTNPTMGGVAASFASLGDLVFAEPRALIGFAGPRTIKATIRVELPKGFQTSEFLLEHGFIDRIVARPQLKSEIARAIDYCGG, from the coding sequence ATGGAACCTGCCGCCCCTCACCACGCCGACGGCGGGCCGTCGGGCCCGGCGGCCCGCGGACCTCGTCCCAAGCGGGCGGTGCCCGAGGGGCTGTGGCAGAAGTGCGACGGCTGCCAGGCGACGATCTACCGCAAGCAGGCGGCCGCGCTGCTCAACGTCTGCCCGCAGTGTGGTTTCCACTGGTACGTCTCCGCCGCCGAGCGCATCGGCCAACTCCTCGACGACGGCACCTTCGAGGAGTGGGACGCGACCCTCCGCCCCACCGATCCGCTCGGTTTCCGCGACAAGAAGGCCTACGCCGAACGCCTCGTCTCCGAGCAGCGCCGCACGGGGCTGTCGGACGCCGCCCTCACCGGCACAGGCATGATCCGTGCCCGGCGGGTCGCCTGCGGCGTCACCGATTCGTCGTTCATCATGGGAAGCATGGGGAGCGTGGTTGGCGAGCGGCTCACCCGGCTGGTCGAAAGGGCCACCGCCGACCGGCTTCCGCTGATCATCATCAGTGCCTCCGGCGGCGGGGCGCGGATGCACGAGGGGATCCTGTCGCTGATGCAGATGGCCAAGGTGTCGGCAGCGCTGGCCCGCCACTCGGCCGCGGGCGGGCTGTTCATCTCGGTGCTCACCAATCCGACGATGGGGGGCGTGGCCGCCAGCTTCGCTTCGCTCGGCGACCTCGTGTTCGCCGAACCTCGGGCGCTGATCGGGTTCGCCGGCCCGCGGACGATCAAGGCGACGATCCGAGTCGAACTGCCGAAGGGGTTCCAGACGAGCGAATTCCTCCTCGAGCACGGCTTCATCGACCGGATCGTCGCCCGGCCGCAGCTCAAGAGCGAGATCGCCCGGGCGATCGACTACTGCGGCGGCTGA